In Puniceicoccaceae bacterium, the sequence GTGCTGTTGAGCTATTGGAACAACTTGGCGATACCCGCGCGACGCCTGACACTGGAGGGGCACTATTGCCGATTTGTATGCCTTGAGGCGGATGAAGAGAGCGTGCAATACGGTGGCATCCGCAACAATTTCCGAAAAATGGCGGAAACTGCAGTGGAGCTGCTCATTTCGAAGATGAAACTCAATCAACGTGGGCTTCCCGAAACACCCACGCTCACGCTGGTCGAGGAGAAGTGGTTTGAACTCGGTCAGTGGCCTTAAGCTTGCTCCTGAGGGTGGAAGAGTTGATGGGGTTGGGTGCGTTGTGACATTTTCTGTCGTGGAACTGACAGGAAAATGGGGTTGGTAGTTGCGATGGATTTGGGGATGTGCGAGCTGGAAGCTCCCGCTACTTTGGGGAGGTGCGAGCTGGAAGCTCCCGCTACTTTGGGGATGGATTGACTTGACACAGGCGGGACTGCAACATGGAAGCAAATCTCAACGACCCCGATGCAATACCCTAAGTGTTTTCTTTTTGTGGTGCTAAGTGCTGCCCTGTCTACAGTGCTGCAGGCTGCGACTGTTTCCGAGCAGATTCTGGTCAATCAAATCGGGTATCGTCCCGGCGCAGAGAAATGGATCATGGTTGCGGATCCCCAGATCGGACAAAACCACGATCAGCAATACGTTCCGGGAAGTACACTGCAATTGAGGCGTAGCTCCGACGATGCGGTTGTGACCTCTGTTCCGCTCACGGCATGGAATGGAGGTGCAGTGCATGCGAGTTCGGGGGACCGGGTCTGGCAGGGACACTTCAGTGACGTGAGTGCACCGGGCAGTTATTATTTGTGGGATCCGCACACAGGGCAACGGTCCTGGGAGTTTGAGATTGGAGAATCCGTCTACAACGGCATGCTGCAAGCGGCGGTCAAATCCTACTACTACCAGCGAAGCGGTACTGCAATCCCGTCGACACATGGAGGACAGTGGACCCATGGTCCAGCGCACTTGGACAATCAGCTACAGGCCCGGTTGTACGATGCTTCGATGGGGGGTGTTCAAGGACCAGAGACTGCGAGGGATGTGACGGGTGGATGGTATGATGCCGGAGATTACCGCAAATACACATCCTGGATGGCGGATATCATCTGGGATTTGGGAATGGCCTATGAGTGGTGGCCTGCTGCATTTGGCGATGCCAGTCAAATTCCGGAAAGTGGAAATGGAGTGCCTGATATTCTGGATGAGATCAAGTGGGAAGTGGACTGGATGCTCAAGATGCAGCGGGAGGACGGAGCGCTGTACTCCGGTGTATTTGTGATCGCATCGGATCAGGGTTACGAGGGAGGCATCGGTGACCCTTCGACAGAGAATCGTCCGTATTATTATGCGAATATTTCGACCAGTGCGACCGCATCCGGTGCTTCATCCTTTGCCATAGCGGCACAGCTGTTTGCGCCGTTTGATGCGGTTTACCCGGGTTACTCCAGTCGGCTTCGACAGGCGGCTGAGCAGGCATGGCATTTCCTGGAAGCCCATCCGGGGCCGATCCACTATGATCACAACGGGTTTGATAACGCGGATGCAAACAAGAGTGATTCGGCAGACTTGCGCATGCGCATTGCAGCGGCAGCGGCACTGTTTCGGCTGACCGGCGCACCCCATTATCGGGACTTTGTGGACATGCATCATGCAGACCCGAATGCTGCCGACGGCGGCCACCAACCCCTCACTCGGGGGTATTTTGAAACTGGCGCTTCAATGGACCTTCAGCGCGGTCTGGTGACCTACGCACTTTCAGAGGGGGCCACGCAGCAGGTGGTATCTGCGATCAAGGCTTCGCTGGAACAGGGAATTCGTCAGCAGCCCTGGGATCGGCGACATGAGGATCCCTACAAATGTTTCATGTGGGACGGGCACTACACCTGGAGTTCCAACGGGATGAAGGCCCATTGGGCAATGCTTCCGCTGTGGGGCGTGAAGCTTGGAGTGAACGCTGCGATGTCGGACTCTTATCAGCGTTTGGCCGAGGAGTACCTTCACTATTATCATGGACGCAACCCGTTGGGGTGGACCTATCTCACTCAGGCTCAACTGTTCGGGGCCGACAAACCCATCACGCGGATTTACCATGGGTGGTTTCACGATGGAACGATTTGGGAGCAAAATCCTGCTCCCGGAATTCTCGCGGGCGGCCCCAATCAGTTTTATCAGCCCGATGCGTCCTATCGTGGGGTCATTGACCCGCCGCAGAATCAACCTCCGATGAAGGCCTATCGGGACTGGAATACCTCCTGGCCCGAAAATTCCTGGTCCGTAACGGAGAATTCAACGGGCTACCAATCGCGATACATCTTCCTGATGGCCGGGTTTGCGGCACCTGCAGCGGACGAGCCAAGATCTGATCCGTCAACAAATGCGCCGGAGGGCATCGCACTTGCTCCGCTCTATCGTTTTCACCGCAAGGATAACAACAGTCATTTTTTCACCGCCATCGAAGCGGAAAAAGCGGCAATCCTCACGAACCTGTCAAGCGACATTTGGACCCTTGAGGGGATTTCTCATCACGTGCTGCTCTCCCAACCGCAAGGGGCGTTACCGGTCTATCGACTGTTCAACCGACGCTCCGGCAGTCACTTCTACACCATGACAGTATCCGAACGGGACCAAGTTCTCACACAGTTGGGCGACATTTTTTCCCTGGAAGGAGTCGCTTTTTTTGCTTTTTCGGGAGCTGTCCATGGTGCGCAACCGGTCTATCGCTTCTATGCTGCACCGACGGGGTCGCACTTTTTCACGATCAGTGAGGCGGAAAAAGACTGGATCATTGCCAATATTCCCACCTCGCGACTCGAGTTTGAAGGCATTGCCTGGTGGGCCTATCCCTGAGACCTCTAAGGGGGTGGACTGGAAAATGTTGTGGCCTGTCAGGATTCTTGCGGATGGATCATGGGGTTTCCCCATGTTGCATGGGCAGCGGATCTTGCAACCATTGGATCAGAGTGTTCGGAGTGACGATGCGAACATCAGAAAAGGAGAGTGCATAGTCGACAAATTGTTCGATGCTCTGGCGGCGTTCGGGATGGGAGGCGGGATACATGGCACTGTGCGCGCCGATCATCATGGGAGCTTTGTTGCCGGAACGCCGTAGATTCAGGTTGTGCTTGAGAATGCCGAGGAATGTGGGTGCGTCGAGTCCTGCCATTTCGAGAACGTTCCAGTCGAGTCCCGAAAGTTTTCCCTGTTCCACTGACCACTGCCAGTTCCAGTGGGTCAGGAGGTGACGGGCAACCCGTTTGCGCAGCCCAGGTTGCAGTCCAAGTTCAGCGCAGGCCGTATCATCGGGAATAATGAAAACGTGAATCGGAATTTCGAACAGGGATGGGTGAGATGCCACATGCTTTGAAGGATTTGATGCAAACTCGGATTGGTTGCCAGGGCTTCCCTCATGGAGTGTGTAAGGCCAGAGAAAGTTTGTGCCATCCTGATCGGATTGGTAACCCTCCTCAATCGTGGAATCGTATTGCAGTCCGACGCGTTCGATGGCTTCGAAAGTAGCGGCGTTGTAAGCGAGAAAGGGAGTGCGAAATCCGGTGACCGCATCATTCGGAATTCCGATCGATGCAAATACCTGCTGACAGTGCTCGATTTCATCGACCCATTCCTGCACGGTGAAATCTTCACCTTGGAAATGTGACTGGGTATGGTTGCCGATCTCGTGGCCCTGTTCCCATGCGCTGCGATGAAGCTCCTGCAGTTCGGGATTTTGCTCCAGGTATTTTCCATTGCTATAAAACGCGACTCGCACGGGGGAACCATCCTGGTGGCTGCGCGAATCCAGAAAATCCAGCAACCACTGCATCGGTTCCGGTTGGGGATTGTCATCAAATCCAAGCAGCACAAATTGAGGAACCTCTTCCGTGCTGAGTCCACCGGGTGGAAGCGGGGAGGCCTGGAGCGGAACAGCATGTCCCTTCCACGGCAGCAACGCAAGTGCGGCACAGCAGAGCAGCAGCAACATCAGAGTTTTTGACGGACTGGCATTCATGGGAAAATTGACGGTGTGACGGGATTCCTGCAAATCCTCGGTGAACAGCATACCACAGAAGGGCATGGCAAAGTTGTGCAGGATTGCGCAGAAGTTTGATGATTCTGATGCGTTGGGGATCGCCACGAGGCAACTGCTTTGCCTGTGATAAGTGGGGTCAGCGCACTCCGAGGAAGCGGGCGAGCGAACGCACTGCCGGGGCGGTTGCGTGCCCACGGGCGACGCGTCGGTTGATCACTTTCAGACGACTGGTCTTGCGGTCGATTTTGGGATCCACATGACCGACCAGTGCATCACCTGAGAGCACGGGGAGCGCGTAGTAGCCGCGCACTCGCTTTGCGGGGGGAGTGTAAACCTCCCAGCTGTAGTCAAAATTCCAGACCCTTGAGGTGATCTTGCGGTCATAGATGAGTGGATCGAGAGGGGCAAGCAGGCGCACATGATCGGGGACATCGATTCTGTTGGCGTGATCCATCAGAGGCAAATCCTCGCGAAGGCAGTAGAGCGGAGTGGGGCACCCTTCAACGCTCAGGTGTTCAACAGCGTCGGCGATGGATGTCAGCATGGCTTTTGGCAGTGCGGCAAGGCGGCGTTGTCGGAGTCGGAGTCGCGCCAGCCAGCGGGCACTTGCTTGTGCATCGCTTGCGGGTTGTTCCCACACCTCCGGGGGAAGAACCCGTTCGGGCAAGTCATAAATGCGGCGAAAATGGTTTCGGGAATGAATGAGAACCCGCCCGTGAAAGAACAGTTTTTCAAGCACAGTCTTCACCGCGCGTGCATGGGTTCCCCAGGCTGAGAGGGCGCGACCATCGTGTTCTATTGCATCCAAACCCAGTGGCCCGCGATCCTGGATTTCCCTGAGCACGAGGTCGGCGATGGCACTTTCTTCGCTACTGAGTTTTCCACCGTATCCGCGACTGGAGGTCCGGCGCGCATGCAAGTGGGGTTGCAGATAAGGCCAGGCTTCAAATGGAAAAGCCACCAGAATCCCCTGACCCGGCAGGTAGTGCTCAAAGCCGACGCGCTCCGGACCCTCCAGTGCGCGGTGCAGGTCGTCTTCGGCATAGGCCTGCACGCGGTTGCGAAGGATGAGATCGTGCATGCGACCGCAGACGCGAATGGGATCAATCTGCACATAGCCGAGATAGTGCAGCGCTTCAGATACGGATGAAAAAGGACTGTCGAGTGCTACAGCATGTGCGTGAAAACGTCGGGCTTGGGCAGCGGTGATGTGGCGCATGGTCGGCATAGAGCGGCATCCTCATTTTGGGAAGCAGTGGTTCATGGCAGCCTTGGTAAAAAGCCGGAAGTTGCGAGTCGAAAATAGGGTTAACCTTTGGAACACATGGAAACGCAAAGACAGTTGCTGTAGGACTGCCTCCAACCCGAAGGGGCAAAGTGGATTCATGCATTTACATTGACAAGTGGCTAGTCCACTGACAACTAGGCATGAATGATTGAAACCCGAACGGTTGGAGAGCAATTGATTCAGCTCTGCCAGGAACAGCTGGTGGCGGGACGGTGGGGCGTTGGGGATCGTTTTCCATCCGAGCGGGATTTGGCGGACACCCATGGCATCAGTCGTGCCACTGCCAACAAGGTGGTTGCCAAGCTGGTCAGTGAAGGATGGTTGGAGATTCGTCGCGGACTTGGCACCTTTGTGGCTGTGCGCCCCGGGTTTTCTGCTGCACTGCATGAACTGGAGAGTTTCACCGATTTTGCCGCGCAACTGGGGCAGGAATGCCATACCCAAGTGCTGCGTTTTGAGCCTGAACTCACGGGGCTGAGCACAATTCGCCGTGAGTTGAAGCTCGCAGAGGGTGAGCACTTGATCGCGTTTGAGCGGGTTCGCAGTCTTGCCGGATCTGCGGTGATTTATGAGCAGCGTTGGGTACCGGAGCGGTTGTTTGAGGGGCTTAACTCTCAAGTCCTTTCCGGCTCATTCTATCGTCTCTGCAGAGAGCAGTATGGCATTTGCATCGAGCGTGAATCCCATCGCGTCATGGCGGTGGAGGCACCCGCTGTTTCGGGGTTTGCAGCCGCAATGCCTGCGCTTTGTCTTGACGGAGTCGGTTTAGCGGCAGGCGATCTGCCCATTTGGAAGCAGCGCGTTTACTATCGCGCCGATGCGTTTTACCTGCAGCAGGATTCGAACGGGATTGGAGGACGCTCCCGCTTCCGTTTTCAACTTCAGGAAGGTTTTTTGGAGCAACTCAACCCTTAACAACACTGACCCATTATGACTCAACCCACCTTGCATGAACTCGCCAAGATGATCGATCATTCGCTGCTGCATCCGACCCTGACGGATGCGGAGGTGAAAGCAGGTTGTGAATTGTCCCGGGACTATGGTGTCGCGACGGCCTGTGTGAAGCCTTATTCCATTCGCCAGGCACTCGAAATTTTTGAAGGCACCGATGTGAGGGTCTGTGCGGTTATCGGATTTCCGCATGGCAACAGTACGACGGGAATCAAGGTCATCGAAGCTGAATCGGCCGCATTGGCGGGAGCCAGAGAGATCGACATGGTCGTGAACATTGGCAAAGTGAAAGGGGGGCAGTGGGACTATGTTTGCCGGGAAGTGCAGCTGATCAATCAGGCTGTGGTTGCTGCGGGGAGCATTTTGAAGGTGATCTTCGAGAATGACTATCTGGAGGATGCGGAAATCATACGCCTGTGTGAGATTTGCTCGGAGGCAAAAGTGGCATTTGTGAAGACATCAACGGGGTATGGGTTTGTAAAAGGAACGGATGGCAGATACAGCTATACGGGAGCAACCTTGCCGCAGCTCAAGTTGATGCGCGCGCACTGCGATCCATCTGTGCAAATCAAGGCAGCGGGAGGCGTGCGATGCCTGGATGACTTGCTTGCGGTGCGGGAGTTCGGCGTAACGCGCATTGGCGCGACAGCTACGAAGGGAATGCTCAACGAGGCGATTGAGCGCGGATTTAGCGGAAAACTGCCGAATCCTCATCTCGATCATGGTTATTCCTCACCAGCAGGATATTGAGACAAGGGCGGTTCGGTCGAGATGGCGATTGATGAGAGATGAGGACCGAAAGTTGCGGTTGATTTATCAGCGAGTTGGGACAGCGGGTTCGGGATCTGCAAGAATTTTGAGCAGCTGCCGAAAAATCTCATCGCGTGCGGGACGTGCTTCATTGAGCAAGTCGTGTTTTTGTCCCGGCCAAAGCTGGATGTGTGCCTGAGGGAATTGCGCCGTTATCCGACGCAGACCAAAGCGCCAGTCCACGACATTGTCCCTGTCACCCTGAAGCACCCACAGGGAGCGTTCGTTGATTGGAGCATCCGCAAACTGTGCAACCCACTGCATTTGCGCGCGCGACCATTGCAACGGAAGTGACCAGGGGGCGAGCGGGTCCGCGTGCATGCGGTTGAGAAAATCAGGATCTGAAGAGGATTTTCGAAAGCATCTTGGTACGGATGAGAGCCAGGGTGACGCGAGCCGGATCCCGAGACAGCTGAGATGCCATAGCTGATTGCGGAGCAGAGGTGCCACCAGAACAATCCTGGCAAAGGGGTCGGCGCATCGGGTGCGCTGGTATTCAAGCCAGGCAGAGGCACCCGTGCTGTGTGCGATCAGGTGCGGTGGAGATGGGAAGTGACAGGCGTGCATTTGCATGACGCTGTCTAGGACGTCCGCATAGTCCTGAAAGGAATCAATTGACGCCCGGTTCCCTTCGGACAGTCCGTGTCCCGGCCAATCCGGAGCGATTACGGCGTATCCCTGTTGCAGCAGAAAGGCAATGCAGGATGCCTGGCACAGGCTGTGCAGCAGGTAGCCGTGCAGCAGTACAATCCAGCCCCTGGCCTGAGGGGGAACCCAACGGTAGACGATGATTTCGCCGGAGTCAGTCTGGATGCTGGACAGCGAGATCTCAGCTCCATCAGGCAGCTCAAGTGGCGCATCGCAAAGGTGCTGTAGCAACGGTTCTGTTTCCGCTCTGGAATCGGCGGTTTTCGAACACATGGGCCAGGTCCAGCTTGCACTGCCGCCCACCTTGTGCAGACAGTGGCGAAGCCATGTGGCCCGCTGAGTGGCTTTTGCGTTGCGACGTGAGGGTTCTGACATCTGTGCTTGTTCCAGTGTGAGCATACCAAAACATTTGCTCGGGAAATGCCAGCTTCACGTTCACAAACCAGCCGTTATTGGACTTTATTCTTAAACTTGCCACTTGAACTTCCAAAGTGGCAGCCCGGTAGGGATTGGCGCGTTGCTTGTGTCGTCGTCCAGCGTGGCTGGCCTCCTCGGTACGAACCCCTGTGGGGTTCTCGTCCCTACCTAAAGTTTGGATCTGGGATCTGCCGCGATAGAGGACTTGAAACTTCAACTTGCCACTTCAACTTCCAAAGTGGCAGCCCGGTAGGGACTCGAACCCCAACTGAATGGACCAAAACCATTTGTGCTACCATTACACCACCAGGCTATACGTGTAAGAAAGGTTAGTTGTTAACAGGAATGAATCAAACGTCAAGTTGTTCTTGCGGGGATTTTTAGGGTCGAGAAAAAGCTGGCAGTTGTGTGTTTTGAAACCGTGCTTTGGATTGACTCAGTCCGCAATTTCGGGTTTCTTTGATTCCCACCATGGGGGAACCAACATCTGAATCAAGCGGTATTAAATTCAAGCGCGTCATCATCAAATTGAGTGGTGAAGTCCTCAAAAATGAGGCGACGGGAGATCCGATCAGCGCTTCGACTCTCAATTCGATTTGTGAGGAGATCAAAGAGATCTACGAAATGGGGGTTCAAATCGGACTGGTGATCGGTGGAGGCAATATTTTTCGCGGAATTCAAGGCATCAAAGGGGCCGGGATTGACCGTGCTACCGGGGATTACATGGGCATGATGGCCACCGTGATCAACTCCATGGCATTGATGGGGACCTTTGAAAGCCTGGGTGTGCCGGTGCGTGTCCTGACCGCAGTGCGGATCGACAAAATTGCAGAACCTTACATCCTGAGGCGTGCGATTCGCCATTTGGAAAAGAAGCGTTTGGTGATTCTCGCTGCCGGTACGGGCAATCCTTACTTTTCGACGGATACGGCCGCTGCACTGCGTGGAAGCGAAATCGGGGCGGATGTCATCATCAAGGCAACCAAGGTGGATGGCGTCTATGACAAAGATCCGATGAAATCTCCCGATGCAAAAAAATACCGTGAAATTTCCTACTATGAAGTCTTGCGTCAACGCCTCAAGGTGATGGACAGCAACGCATTCTCTCTGTGCATGGATAACAAAATCCCCATCCTCGTGCTGAGCATGAAGGAGAAGGGCAACATCCGTCGCGCGATCATGGGCGAACCCATTGGCACGATCGTGCATTCTTAACGATGGTCATTAACGCTCGAAATTATCAAACCCGAAAAACTTATGAATCCAGACGACGTCATCAAAACCCTCAAATCCGACATGAAAAAAGCGGTGGAACACACTGCCAGTGAGTTTTCGACCCTGCACACTGGAAAGGCGAGTCCCTCAATGGTGGATTCGTTGCAGGCAGAGGTTTATGGTTCGCAGATGCGAATTAAGGATATTGCCGCTATCACGACGCCTGATGCGCGCATGATCGTGATCCAGCCCTGGGACAAGACGGCACTCAAACCGATTGAACAGGCAATTTTGACTGCCAACATTGGATTCAATCCGTCCATTGATGGTGAAAAGGTGCGTGTACCGATTCCGGAGTTGAGCCGTGAGCGCCGCGAAAACCTGATCAAGGTGGCTCACAAGATGGCAGAGGACGGACGCATCGGCATCCGGGCTGCACGCCACACGGCTATGGACGCGCTGAAGACCGCTGGCAAGAGCGGTGATATCTCGGAAGATGATCAGAAGCGCTATGAAAAAGAGGTGCAGAAGATCACGGATGAAAAAAATCAGGAGATCGCAAAGATTCTTGAAAACAAGGAGAAAGAGCTGCTGCAGGTCTGAAGTCATTCCCCTTTCCGGCATGAGAGTGGCCAGCTCATTCCGGGCTGGCTTTCTTGTTTGCCCAAGCGCATTGCTTTCTAATTGAGCCTATTTTCTATGGAAACACGGCATTTTCCCTCCGACTTTCATCCCAGGCGCATTGTGGTCAAACTGGGCACCGGCATCCTGACCTCTGGTATTGGCCAGCTGGATCTCGACGTCATTCGCAACATCTGTGAGCAGATTGCGGAGCTGCGTCGTCAGGGCATGACCGTGATTGTGGTCAGCTCTGGAGCGGTGGGACTGGGCATGGGGCGCCTAGGCATGCATCGACGTCCCCGTGATCTGCCAACGCTGCAGGCCTGTGCTTCGGTGGGGCAGAGTATTTTGATCGAAACCTGGCAGAAGGGCTTTGACCCCTGGTCGGTGCATGTGGGGCAGATTTTGCTCACGCGGGACGACCTCTCGATCCGCAAGCGACATGTGGCGGTTCGTGAGACGATCGAACGCCTGTTGCGTGCCGACATTGTCCCGGTGATCAACGAGAATGACTGCATCAGCGTGGATGAATTGAAATTCGGCGACAACGATGTGCTCAGTGCGCTGGTGGCAAGCCTGACCAAGAGTGATTTGCTCATTCTACTGTCGACCATTCCCGGCTTGATGAATCTGGAAACAGGGGAAGTCGTACACACGGTGGACGCACTCAGTGATGCGGTTCGCAGCCTGGCTCAGGGAACGCAGAGTCCCACTGCAGTGGGCGGAATGATTTCAAAGCTCAACGCAGTCCAGATCGCGACCGGATCGAACTGCGGGGTCTTCATTGCCCACGGCAAGGAGCCGGGCATACTGCAGAATCTGCTGGCGGGGGCAATGAAAGGCACCTACTTCGTGCCACAGTCGACCGACCTTCGCTCTCACAAGCGCTGGCTTGCCTATTTTCACCAGACCCATGGTTCGATTTCAGTGGATGCTGGTGCGGCGAAGGCGCTGGTAGAAGGGGGGAAGAGTCTGCTCGCTCGAGGGGTCATCCAGGTTGAGGGCAGTTTTGGCACCGGAGCCGTTGTGGACATCAAGAGTGAGCAGGGCGACGTGATTGCCCGCGGGATCACGCAGTTTGCCTCGGCAGAGTTGGCGGAACTGCTGGGCAAATCGACCTCAGAGATCCGCAAGACCTTCCCTGACCGAAAACATACCGAAGTGATACACCGGGACGCGCTGGCCCTCACCGAGCGCAAACCAGTGCAGTGACAGGGCTCCTCAGTAATGGACAACACCTTCTATCAGGCTTTTGATACGGATCGGCGGCAGGAACCCAGCTCAAATCCGCAGTTTGACGAGATCCGCAGCGCGTTTCAGATTGATCGGGATCGCATCGTATTTTCCTATGCCTTTCGACGCCTGCAGTCGAAAACCCAGGTGTTTCAATCGGGGGAATTTGATTTCTACCGAACGCGACTGACCCACTCGATCGAGGTGGCAAAAATTGCCCGTTCCATTGCGGATTTGCTCAATCGCAGTGCACCGGAACTCAACGATGAATTTCACATCGACACGGATCTGGTGGAAGCGATCGGCATGGCGCACGATCTCGGGCATCCGCCCTTTGGACATATCGGTGAGCGAAAGCTCAACTTCCTGATGCAGGAGCACGGTGGTTTTGAAGGAAACGCGCAGACTCTGCGCATCCTCACCCGGCTGTTTTATGCCCGTAAGGATGGAAGCAAGGGCATGAATCCCAGCCGCGCGTTGCTGGACGGGATCCTCAAATACAAGGTGCTGCAGATGGAAAAGGTTCGAGGCCGCGAGCAGGGAGGATACGAATACCCGGAGCATCATTTTTTGTACAATGAAGACAGGCCCTGGCTTGAGTTTGCACTGGGCG encodes:
- a CDS encoding glycoside hydrolase family 9 protein, whose product is MQYPKCFLFVVLSAALSTVLQAATVSEQILVNQIGYRPGAEKWIMVADPQIGQNHDQQYVPGSTLQLRRSSDDAVVTSVPLTAWNGGAVHASSGDRVWQGHFSDVSAPGSYYLWDPHTGQRSWEFEIGESVYNGMLQAAVKSYYYQRSGTAIPSTHGGQWTHGPAHLDNQLQARLYDASMGGVQGPETARDVTGGWYDAGDYRKYTSWMADIIWDLGMAYEWWPAAFGDASQIPESGNGVPDILDEIKWEVDWMLKMQREDGALYSGVFVIASDQGYEGGIGDPSTENRPYYYANISTSATASGASSFAIAAQLFAPFDAVYPGYSSRLRQAAEQAWHFLEAHPGPIHYDHNGFDNADANKSDSADLRMRIAAAAALFRLTGAPHYRDFVDMHHADPNAADGGHQPLTRGYFETGASMDLQRGLVTYALSEGATQQVVSAIKASLEQGIRQQPWDRRHEDPYKCFMWDGHYTWSSNGMKAHWAMLPLWGVKLGVNAAMSDSYQRLAEEYLHYYHGRNPLGWTYLTQAQLFGADKPITRIYHGWFHDGTIWEQNPAPGILAGGPNQFYQPDASYRGVIDPPQNQPPMKAYRDWNTSWPENSWSVTENSTGYQSRYIFLMAGFAAPAADEPRSDPSTNAPEGIALAPLYRFHRKDNNSHFFTAIEAEKAAILTNLSSDIWTLEGISHHVLLSQPQGALPVYRLFNRRSGSHFYTMTVSERDQVLTQLGDIFSLEGVAFFAFSGAVHGAQPVYRFYAAPTGSHFFTISEAEKDWIIANIPTSRLEFEGIAWWAYP
- a CDS encoding polysaccharide deacetylase family protein — protein: MPFCGMLFTEDLQESRHTVNFPMNASPSKTLMLLLLCCAALALLPWKGHAVPLQASPLPPGGLSTEEVPQFVLLGFDDNPQPEPMQWLLDFLDSRSHQDGSPVRVAFYSNGKYLEQNPELQELHRSAWEQGHEIGNHTQSHFQGEDFTVQEWVDEIEHCQQVFASIGIPNDAVTGFRTPFLAYNAATFEAIERVGLQYDSTIEEGYQSDQDGTNFLWPYTLHEGSPGNQSEFASNPSKHVASHPSLFEIPIHVFIIPDDTACAELGLQPGLRKRVARHLLTHWNWQWSVEQGKLSGLDWNVLEMAGLDAPTFLGILKHNLNLRRSGNKAPMMIGAHSAMYPASHPERRQSIEQFVDYALSFSDVRIVTPNTLIQWLQDPLPMQHGETP
- the frr gene encoding ribosome recycling factor — protein: MNPDDVIKTLKSDMKKAVEHTASEFSTLHTGKASPSMVDSLQAEVYGSQMRIKDIAAITTPDARMIVIQPWDKTALKPIEQAILTANIGFNPSIDGEKVRVPIPELSRERRENLIKVAHKMAEDGRIGIRAARHTAMDALKTAGKSGDISEDDQKRYEKEVQKITDEKNQEIAKILENKEKELLQV
- a CDS encoding crosslink repair DNA glycosylase YcaQ family protein; its protein translation is MPTMRHITAAQARRFHAHAVALDSPFSSVSEALHYLGYVQIDPIRVCGRMHDLILRNRVQAYAEDDLHRALEGPERVGFEHYLPGQGILVAFPFEAWPYLQPHLHARRTSSRGYGGKLSSEESAIADLVLREIQDRGPLGLDAIEHDGRALSAWGTHARAVKTVLEKLFFHGRVLIHSRNHFRRIYDLPERVLPPEVWEQPASDAQASARWLARLRLRQRRLAALPKAMLTSIADAVEHLSVEGCPTPLYCLREDLPLMDHANRIDVPDHVRLLAPLDPLIYDRKITSRVWNFDYSWEVYTPPAKRVRGYYALPVLSGDALVGHVDPKIDRKTSRLKVINRRVARGHATAPAVRSLARFLGVR
- the deoC gene encoding deoxyribose-phosphate aldolase, which translates into the protein MTQPTLHELAKMIDHSLLHPTLTDAEVKAGCELSRDYGVATACVKPYSIRQALEIFEGTDVRVCAVIGFPHGNSTTGIKVIEAESAALAGAREIDMVVNIGKVKGGQWDYVCREVQLINQAVVAAGSILKVIFENDYLEDAEIIRLCEICSEAKVAFVKTSTGYGFVKGTDGRYSYTGATLPQLKLMRAHCDPSVQIKAAGGVRCLDDLLAVREFGVTRIGATATKGMLNEAIERGFSGKLPNPHLDHGYSSPAGY
- a CDS encoding alpha/beta hydrolase, translating into MLTLEQAQMSEPSRRNAKATQRATWLRHCLHKVGGSASWTWPMCSKTADSRAETEPLLQHLCDAPLELPDGAEISLSSIQTDSGEIIVYRWVPPQARGWIVLLHGYLLHSLCQASCIAFLLQQGYAVIAPDWPGHGLSEGNRASIDSFQDYADVLDSVMQMHACHFPSPPHLIAHSTGASAWLEYQRTRCADPFARIVLVAPLLRNQLWHLSCLGIRLASPWLSSVPRCFRKSSSDPDFLNRMHADPLAPWSLPLQWSRAQMQWVAQFADAPINERSLWVLQGDRDNVVDWRFGLRRITAQFPQAHIQLWPGQKHDLLNEARPARDEIFRQLLKILADPEPAVPTR
- the pyrH gene encoding UMP kinase; translated protein: MGEPTSESSGIKFKRVIIKLSGEVLKNEATGDPISASTLNSICEEIKEIYEMGVQIGLVIGGGNIFRGIQGIKGAGIDRATGDYMGMMATVINSMALMGTFESLGVPVRVLTAVRIDKIAEPYILRRAIRHLEKKRLVILAAGTGNPYFSTDTAAALRGSEIGADVIIKATKVDGVYDKDPMKSPDAKKYREISYYEVLRQRLKVMDSNAFSLCMDNKIPILVLSMKEKGNIRRAIMGEPIGTIVHS
- a CDS encoding GntR family transcriptional regulator, with product MIETRTVGEQLIQLCQEQLVAGRWGVGDRFPSERDLADTHGISRATANKVVAKLVSEGWLEIRRGLGTFVAVRPGFSAALHELESFTDFAAQLGQECHTQVLRFEPELTGLSTIRRELKLAEGEHLIAFERVRSLAGSAVIYEQRWVPERLFEGLNSQVLSGSFYRLCREQYGICIERESHRVMAVEAPAVSGFAAAMPALCLDGVGLAAGDLPIWKQRVYYRADAFYLQQDSNGIGGRSRFRFQLQEGFLEQLNP
- the proB gene encoding glutamate 5-kinase, with the protein product METRHFPSDFHPRRIVVKLGTGILTSGIGQLDLDVIRNICEQIAELRRQGMTVIVVSSGAVGLGMGRLGMHRRPRDLPTLQACASVGQSILIETWQKGFDPWSVHVGQILLTRDDLSIRKRHVAVRETIERLLRADIVPVINENDCISVDELKFGDNDVLSALVASLTKSDLLILLSTIPGLMNLETGEVVHTVDALSDAVRSLAQGTQSPTAVGGMISKLNAVQIATGSNCGVFIAHGKEPGILQNLLAGAMKGTYFVPQSTDLRSHKRWLAYFHQTHGSISVDAGAAKALVEGGKSLLARGVIQVEGSFGTGAVVDIKSEQGDVIARGITQFASAELAELLGKSTSEIRKTFPDRKHTEVIHRDALALTERKPVQ